In Streptomyces sp. NBC_00878, a single window of DNA contains:
- a CDS encoding iron-containing alcohol dehydrogenase family protein has protein sequence MPVLTRLIPSPVVVDIRPGALDDLATILSDQRIAPSGQLAFAVSGGSGRLLRERFAPAFPEADWFDDADGTIDGAVRLADSIKKAGRYDAVVGLGGGKVIDCAKYAAARVGLPLVAVATNLANDGLCSPVATLDNDAGRGSYGVPNPIAIVIDLDVIREAPVRFVRAGIGDVICKISAVADWELSHRENGEQVDGLAAAMARQAAEAVLRHPGGVGDDNFLTTLSEALVLCGISMSVAGDSRPASGACHEISHAFDLKFPKRSALHGEQCGLGGAFATFLRGDHETAGHMTEVLGRHGLPVLPDEIGFSVDEFVQVVEFAPSTRPGRYTILEHLDLSTDQIRDAYADYAKAIGS, from the coding sequence GTGCCAGTACTGACGCGGCTCATCCCCTCGCCGGTCGTCGTCGACATCCGTCCGGGGGCACTCGACGATCTGGCGACGATCCTGTCCGACCAGCGCATCGCGCCCTCCGGCCAGTTGGCCTTCGCCGTCAGCGGCGGCTCCGGTCGGCTCCTTCGCGAGCGGTTCGCCCCGGCGTTTCCCGAGGCCGACTGGTTCGACGACGCCGACGGCACCATCGACGGGGCGGTCCGGCTCGCCGACTCGATCAAGAAGGCCGGCCGTTACGACGCCGTCGTCGGCCTCGGCGGCGGCAAGGTCATCGACTGCGCGAAGTACGCCGCCGCGCGCGTGGGCCTGCCGCTCGTCGCGGTGGCCACGAACCTGGCGAACGACGGGCTCTGCTCCCCGGTCGCCACGCTCGACAACGACGCGGGCCGCGGCTCGTACGGTGTGCCCAACCCGATCGCGATCGTCATCGACCTCGATGTCATCCGCGAGGCTCCGGTGCGGTTCGTCCGGGCCGGCATCGGCGATGTGATCTGCAAGATCTCCGCCGTGGCCGACTGGGAGCTGTCGCACCGGGAGAACGGCGAGCAGGTCGACGGCCTGGCCGCCGCCATGGCCCGCCAGGCCGCGGAGGCCGTGCTGCGCCACCCGGGAGGCGTCGGCGACGACAACTTCCTGACGACGCTCTCCGAGGCGCTGGTGCTGTGCGGCATCTCGATGTCGGTGGCCGGTGACAGCCGTCCCGCCTCCGGCGCCTGCCACGAGATCAGCCACGCGTTCGACCTGAAGTTCCCCAAGCGCAGCGCCCTCCACGGCGAGCAGTGCGGCCTCGGTGGAGCGTTCGCCACGTTCCTGCGGGGTGACCACGAGACGGCCGGGCACATGACCGAGGTCCTGGGCCGCCACGGCCTCCCCGTGCTACCGGACGAGATCGGCTTCAGCGTGGACGAGTTCGTCCAGGTCGTGGAGTTCGCTCCGTCGACCCGTCCGGGCCGCTACACGATCCTCGAACACCTCGACCTGTCCACCGACCAGATCAGGGACGCATACGCCGACTATGCAAAAGCCATCGGTAGCTGA
- a CDS encoding ATP-binding protein: MDDQGRGSGPRPEGGGEMPPEVRPPGPLPYEGVWRFTAPAVDASVPQARHAVRDLLVRQGVPASDDLIQGLLLIVSELVTNAVRHAALLSPMLAVEIAVGAEWVRVSVEDNHPYRPTALEADHGQTGGRGLLLVREVTREAGGVCDVEHTTTGGKVIWSALPLTPARVI, encoded by the coding sequence ATGGACGACCAGGGGCGGGGGTCCGGCCCACGCCCTGAAGGCGGCGGGGAGATGCCTCCCGAAGTGAGACCGCCGGGCCCGCTGCCGTACGAGGGAGTCTGGCGGTTCACCGCTCCGGCCGTCGACGCCTCCGTACCGCAGGCGCGGCACGCCGTCCGTGACCTGCTGGTCCGCCAGGGCGTACCCGCCTCGGACGATCTGATCCAGGGGCTCCTGCTGATCGTCTCGGAGCTGGTCACCAACGCGGTGCGGCACGCGGCACTGCTCTCCCCGATGCTCGCCGTGGAGATCGCTGTCGGCGCCGAGTGGGTGCGGGTCTCCGTCGAGGACAACCACCCCTACCGCCCGACCGCCCTGGAGGCCGACCACGGCCAGACCGGCGGCCGCGGCCTCCTCCTGGTCCGCGAGGTCACGAGGGAGGCGGGCGGAGTCTGCGACGTGGAGCACACGACGACCGGGGGCAAGGTGATCTGGTCGGCGCTGCCTCTCACACCCGCGCGAGTGATCTGA
- the idi gene encoding isopentenyl-diphosphate Delta-isomerase: MPITPATATHSSSNGTAEAILLELVDEDGTTIGTAEKLAAHQPPGQLHRAFSVFLFDERGRLLLQQRALGKYHSPGVWSNTCCGHPYPGEAPFAAAARRTYEELGVSPSLLAEAGTVRYNHPDPKSGLVEQEFNHFFVGMVQATLRPDPAEVGSTAFVTAAELAERHAKDSFSAWFMTVLDSARPAIRELTGDAAGW; this comes from the coding sequence ATGCCGATCACACCTGCCACCGCGACGCACAGTTCGTCGAACGGCACCGCCGAAGCCATCTTGCTCGAACTGGTCGACGAGGACGGCACCACGATCGGCACGGCGGAGAAGCTCGCGGCCCATCAGCCGCCGGGGCAGCTGCACCGGGCGTTCTCCGTCTTCCTCTTCGATGAGCGGGGTCGGCTGCTGCTCCAGCAGCGGGCTCTCGGCAAGTACCACTCCCCCGGCGTCTGGTCCAACACGTGCTGCGGTCACCCGTATCCCGGCGAGGCGCCCTTCGCGGCGGCCGCGCGGCGGACGTACGAGGAGCTGGGGGTCTCGCCGTCGCTGCTCGCCGAAGCGGGGACGGTGCGGTACAACCACCCCGATCCCAAGTCGGGGCTGGTGGAGCAGGAGTTCAACCACTTCTTCGTCGGGATGGTGCAGGCCACTCTGCGGCCCGACCCGGCGGAGGTCGGTTCCACGGCCTTCGTGACCGCGGCCGAGCTGGCGGAGCGGCACGCGAAGGACTCGTTCTCGGCGTGGTTCATGACCGTGCTGGATTCGGCCCGGCCGGCGATCAGGGAGTTGACCGGAGACGCCGCGGGTTGGTGA
- a CDS encoding cation diffusion facilitator family transporter, with protein MEAGHSHGHAHRAADGGTAAGAYRGRLRVALSITLTVMMVEIVGGIVADSLALVADAAHMATDALGLAMALLAIHFASHPPSGSRTFGYARAEILAALANCLLLLGVGGYVLYEAIQRFVAPAETEGGLTALFGLIGLVANVVSLSLLMRGQKDSLNVRGAFLEVAADALGSLAVLLSALLVLTTGWQAADPVASIVIALMIVPRTWKLLRETLNVLLEAAPEDVDMAELRSHIRALPGVEGVHDLHAWTITSGLPVLSAHVVVGSEALDAIGHEKMLHELRSCLGDHFDVEHCTFQLEPGGHAAHEMRLCH; from the coding sequence ATGGAGGCCGGTCACAGTCACGGGCATGCGCACCGCGCGGCCGACGGGGGCACGGCGGCGGGCGCGTACCGCGGGAGACTGCGCGTCGCGCTGTCGATCACGCTCACCGTCATGATGGTCGAGATAGTCGGCGGGATCGTCGCGGATTCGCTCGCGCTCGTCGCGGACGCGGCGCACATGGCGACGGACGCGCTCGGCCTCGCCATGGCGCTGCTCGCCATCCACTTCGCGAGTCACCCGCCGAGCGGGAGCCGTACGTTCGGCTACGCGCGCGCCGAGATCCTCGCCGCGCTCGCGAACTGTCTGCTGCTGCTCGGGGTGGGCGGGTACGTGCTGTACGAGGCGATCCAGCGCTTCGTGGCCCCGGCGGAGACCGAAGGCGGGCTGACGGCTCTGTTCGGCCTGATCGGCCTGGTCGCGAACGTGGTCTCGCTGTCGCTGCTGATGCGGGGGCAGAAGGACAGCCTGAACGTGCGCGGCGCGTTCCTGGAGGTCGCCGCGGACGCGCTGGGCTCGCTGGCGGTGCTGCTCTCCGCGCTCCTCGTCCTGACCACGGGTTGGCAGGCCGCCGACCCGGTCGCCTCGATCGTCATCGCCCTGATGATCGTTCCTCGTACGTGGAAGCTGCTGCGGGAGACGTTGAACGTGCTCCTGGAGGCGGCACCCGAGGACGTCGACATGGCGGAGCTGAGGTCCCACATCCGTGCGCTGCCAGGTGTCGAGGGCGTCCACGATCTGCACGCCTGGACGATCACTTCGGGGCTGCCGGTGCTCTCCGCGCACGTGGTCGTCGGGTCCGAGGCGCTCGACGCCATCGGTCACGAGAAGATGCTGCACGAGCTGCGGTCCTGCCTCGGCGACCACTTCGATGTGGAGCACTGCACCTTCCAGCTGGAGCCCGGCGGGCACGCGGCGCACGAGATGCGGTTGTGTCATTGA
- a CDS encoding phosphocholine cytidylyltransferase family protein, whose amino-acid sequence MIGLVLAAGAGRRLRPYTDTLPKALVPVGPEGNEDSITVLDLTLGNFAEIGLTEVAIIVGYRKEAVYERREALERKYGVKITLIDNDKAEEWNNAYSLWCGRDAIKHSVILANGDTVHPVSVEETLLAARGDGKKIILALDTVKSLADEEMKVVVGPEGGMTKITKLMDPAEATGEYIGVTLIEGEAADELADALKTVFETDPQQFYEHGYQELVNRGFQIDVAPIGDVNWVEIDNHDDLAKGRGIACQY is encoded by the coding sequence ATGATCGGCCTCGTGCTGGCTGCCGGCGCCGGACGGCGTCTGCGCCCCTACACCGACACCCTGCCCAAGGCACTGGTGCCGGTGGGACCCGAGGGCAACGAGGACAGCATCACCGTGCTCGACCTCACCCTCGGCAACTTCGCCGAGATCGGCCTGACCGAGGTCGCCATCATCGTCGGGTACCGCAAGGAGGCCGTCTACGAGCGCCGCGAGGCGCTGGAGCGGAAGTACGGCGTCAAGATCACCCTGATCGACAACGACAAGGCCGAGGAGTGGAACAACGCCTACTCCCTGTGGTGCGGCCGCGACGCCATCAAGCACTCGGTGATCCTCGCCAACGGCGACACCGTGCACCCGGTCTCCGTCGAGGAGACCCTGCTCGCCGCCCGCGGCGACGGCAAGAAGATCATCCTCGCCCTCGACACGGTGAAGTCCCTCGCCGACGAGGAGATGAAGGTCGTCGTCGGCCCCGAGGGCGGCATGACGAAGATCACCAAGCTGATGGACCCGGCCGAGGCGACCGGTGAGTACATCGGCGTCACCCTCATCGAGGGCGAGGCCGCCGACGAGCTCGCCGACGCGCTGAAGACCGTCTTCGAGACGGACCCGCAGCAGTTCTACGAGCACGGCTACCAGGAGCTCGTGAACCGCGGCTTCCAGATCGACGTGGCCCCCATCGGCGACGTCAACTGGGTCGAGATCGACAACCACGACGACCTTGCCAAGGGACGGGGCATCGCGTGCCAGTACTGA
- the galE gene encoding UDP-glucose 4-epimerase GalE, with protein sequence MTWLITGGAGYIGAHVARAMAEAGERVVALDDLSAGVPARLPEGIPLVQGSSLDGELLKRVLAEHAVTGVVHLAARKQVGESVAQPTRYYQENVGGLATLLEAVAGAGVERFLFSSSAAVYGNPDVDLITEDTPGAPMSPYGETKLAGEWLVRAAGRAHGIATVCLRYFNVAGAAAPELADTGVFNVVPMVFDRLTRDEAPRIFGDDYPTPDGTCVRDYIHVADLAEAHLAAARRLISAGDSGDSGDSGDLGDLGDLTVNIGRGEGVSVRELVTLIGEVTGDTRPALVEPRRPGDAPRAVASAALAAEKLGWTARRGVREMVESAWEGWRLHHSG encoded by the coding sequence ATGACATGGCTGATCACAGGCGGAGCTGGATACATCGGGGCACACGTGGCGCGCGCCATGGCCGAGGCCGGGGAACGCGTGGTCGCCCTGGACGACCTCTCGGCAGGCGTCCCCGCACGGCTGCCCGAGGGCATCCCCCTTGTCCAAGGCTCGTCGCTGGACGGCGAGTTGCTGAAGCGGGTCCTCGCCGAGCACGCGGTGACGGGTGTGGTGCACCTGGCCGCGCGCAAGCAGGTCGGCGAGTCCGTGGCGCAGCCCACGCGCTACTACCAGGAGAACGTCGGAGGGCTCGCCACCCTCCTGGAGGCGGTCGCCGGGGCGGGCGTCGAACGCTTCCTCTTCTCCTCCTCCGCCGCCGTCTACGGCAACCCGGATGTGGATCTCATCACGGAGGACACGCCCGGCGCCCCCATGAGCCCCTACGGCGAGACGAAGCTCGCCGGTGAATGGCTGGTGCGGGCCGCGGGCCGCGCGCACGGCATCGCGACCGTGTGCCTGCGCTACTTCAACGTGGCGGGCGCGGCAGCGCCCGAGCTGGCGGACACGGGGGTCTTCAACGTGGTCCCGATGGTCTTCGACCGGCTCACCCGCGACGAGGCCCCGCGGATCTTCGGCGACGACTATCCGACGCCGGACGGCACCTGCGTACGCGACTACATCCATGTCGCCGACCTCGCCGAGGCACATCTCGCGGCGGCCCGGCGACTGATCTCGGCGGGCGACTCCGGTGACTCTGGTGACTCGGGCGACTTGGGCGACTTGGGCGATCTGACCGTCAACATCGGCCGCGGCGAGGGGGTTTCGGTACGTGAACTCGTGACGCTCATCGGCGAGGTCACCGGCGACACCCGTCCCGCGCTCGTCGAGCCGCGTCGGCCGGGCGACGCCCCGCGCGCGGTCGCCTCGGCCGCGCTGGCCGCCGAGAAGCTGGGCTGGACCGCGCGCCGCGGGGTGCGCGAGATGGTCGAGTCGGCCTGGGAGGGCTGGCGGCTGCACCACTCCGGATGA
- a CDS encoding DUF5941 domain-containing protein, which yields MSTAILTGQPVPGSSLESDLRSLGFDVRVAADAADAETLLAAVPVHQRVAVVDARFVGHVHALRLGLTDPRFDAAAIPGAVTARPTARPALARALRTASGDASNGSVVVGIVADHVAEVLDTDLHRPELGDLVAEVPRDPQARNEARQAVTSVDDEAIRLRTAVKSRDGFFTTYCISPYSRYLARWCARRGFTPNQVTTASLVTALIAAGCAATGTRAGFVAAGLLLLFSFVLDCTDGQLARYSLQYSTLGAWLDATFDRAKEYAYYAGLALGAARGGDDVWALALGAMVLQTCRHVVDFSFNEANHDATANTSPTAALSGRLDSVGWTVWLRRMIVLPIGERWAMIAVLTAFTTPRITFYALLIGCAFAATYTTAGRVLRSLTRKAQRTDRAAQALADLTDSGPLAEFLARLTPGVRLGGPAAVALVAGALVVGASWLSPYGSWWPVLGAGGYVLLSPVALQRPLKGALDWLVPPFYRAAEYGTVLVLAAKADVNGALPAAFGLVAAVAYHHYDTVYRIRGDAGAPPHWLVRAIGGHEGRTLLVTVLAALLTATDFTVALTALAVAVALVVLVESIRFWVTAHKLGAPAVHDEGEPA from the coding sequence CTGTCGACCGCCATCCTCACCGGTCAGCCGGTGCCCGGGTCGTCGCTGGAGAGCGACCTGCGGTCGCTCGGCTTCGACGTGCGGGTCGCCGCTGACGCGGCCGACGCGGAGACACTCCTCGCCGCCGTCCCCGTACACCAGCGGGTCGCCGTCGTCGACGCCCGCTTCGTGGGGCACGTGCACGCGCTGCGGCTCGGCCTGACCGACCCGCGCTTCGACGCCGCCGCGATTCCCGGCGCCGTCACCGCCCGGCCCACGGCCCGTCCGGCGCTGGCCCGGGCCCTGCGCACGGCCTCGGGTGACGCCTCGAACGGCTCGGTGGTGGTCGGCATCGTCGCCGACCACGTCGCCGAGGTGCTCGACACCGATCTGCACCGCCCCGAGCTCGGCGACCTCGTCGCCGAGGTCCCGAGGGATCCGCAGGCCCGCAACGAGGCCCGGCAGGCCGTCACCTCGGTCGACGACGAGGCGATCCGGCTGCGCACGGCCGTGAAGTCCCGCGACGGCTTCTTCACGACGTACTGCATCAGTCCGTACTCCCGCTACCTCGCCCGCTGGTGTGCCCGCCGCGGCTTCACGCCGAACCAGGTCACCACGGCCTCGCTGGTCACCGCGCTGATCGCGGCGGGTTGCGCGGCGACCGGGACCCGCGCCGGCTTCGTCGCCGCCGGGCTGCTGCTCCTCTTCTCCTTCGTCCTCGACTGCACGGACGGCCAACTCGCCCGCTACTCCCTGCAGTACTCCACGCTCGGCGCCTGGCTCGATGCGACCTTCGACCGCGCCAAGGAGTACGCCTACTACGCGGGCCTGGCCCTCGGCGCGGCCCGCGGCGGTGACGACGTATGGGCACTCGCACTCGGCGCGATGGTCCTGCAGACCTGCCGGCACGTCGTCGACTTCTCCTTCAACGAGGCGAATCACGACGCCACCGCCAACACCAGCCCCACCGCGGCACTTTCCGGCAGGCTCGACAGCGTCGGCTGGACGGTCTGGCTGCGCCGGATGATCGTGCTGCCCATCGGCGAGCGCTGGGCGATGATCGCCGTCCTCACGGCGTTCACGACTCCTCGTATCACCTTCTACGCGCTGCTCATCGGCTGCGCCTTCGCGGCGACGTACACGACGGCGGGCCGGGTGCTCCGGTCGCTGACCCGCAAGGCGCAGCGCACAGACCGGGCCGCGCAGGCACTGGCGGACCTCACCGACTCCGGTCCGCTCGCCGAGTTCCTGGCCCGCCTGACGCCCGGTGTGCGCCTCGGCGGCCCGGCCGCAGTCGCCCTGGTCGCCGGTGCGCTCGTCGTGGGGGCCTCCTGGCTTTCCCCGTACGGCAGTTGGTGGCCCGTCCTGGGCGCCGGCGGGTACGTCCTGCTGTCGCCCGTGGCCCTCCAGCGGCCCCTGAAGGGTGCCCTGGACTGGCTGGTTCCGCCGTTCTACCGGGCGGCCGAATACGGGACCGTTCTGGTACTGGCGGCCAAAGCCGATGTGAACGGGGCACTTCCTGCGGCTTTCGGGCTGGTGGCCGCTGTCGCCTACCATCACTACGACACGGTGTACCGCATCCGCGGCGACGCCGGCGCGCCGCCGCACTGGCTGGTGCGGGCGATCGGCGGGCACGAAGGCAGGACGCTGCTGGTCACCGTCCTGGCCGCGCTGCTCACCGCCACAGATTTCACGGTCGCGCTCACGGCTCTCGCCGTGGCCGTGGCGCTCGTGGTGCTCGTCGAGAGCATCCGCTTCTGGGTGACCGCCCACAAACTCGGCGCACCCGCCGTACACGATGAAGGAGAACCCGCATGA